One Deltaproteobacteria bacterium genomic window carries:
- a CDS encoding sugar ABC transporter substrate-binding protein, translating into MAGKYSVAAQLKVIEKYQKLHPDVEVELIQTSWTKFDADLIARIASGMTPDLVYEVEGKAWSFYAMQGKDSILPIDDLMEEYKAEFTPKMLKCSFIDGHYREIPYGVGPVVLFYRKDLFDAAGLKPPRTWDELYKAARALTQDTDGDGKIDIYGYTPTSGDWMAQYELHSYLMSNGASVTDKDGKVVLYSPQALEALKFYVSLFDKDIAPPGAKNYKYGDAQTAFITGKPAMVFTFGYILRRIAEQNPEIVPYVRAVPVPRRSLDVPRGSSGGRNSLFIPAATKHPKEVKNFLRFLLAKENCLEIIQAYPGGNLPAMKSIRESQEFKDNPILKKFPQATETLIDECRYAARPGAEFVQSPYGGELEGKLSLRDCIQKVTLGGWSPEKALKWTDQRIREMFESK; encoded by the coding sequence CTGGCCGGTAAATATTCGGTTGCCGCCCAGCTGAAGGTTATCGAGAAATACCAGAAGCTGCACCCCGACGTCGAGGTGGAGCTTATACAGACAAGCTGGACGAAGTTCGACGCCGACCTCATCGCCAGAATCGCCTCGGGAATGACCCCGGATCTTGTCTATGAGGTCGAGGGGAAGGCTTGGTCTTTCTATGCGATGCAGGGCAAGGATTCGATCCTGCCAATTGACGACCTCATGGAAGAATACAAAGCGGAGTTCACCCCGAAGATGCTGAAGTGCTCCTTCATCGACGGGCACTACCGCGAGATTCCCTACGGGGTGGGTCCCGTGGTCCTCTTTTATCGAAAGGACCTTTTCGACGCGGCAGGCCTCAAGCCGCCGAGAACCTGGGATGAACTTTATAAGGCGGCCAGAGCCCTGACCCAGGACACCGACGGGGATGGAAAGATCGACATTTACGGGTACACCCCCACCTCAGGAGACTGGATGGCTCAGTACGAGTTGCACAGCTACTTGATGTCGAACGGAGCCTCTGTCACCGACAAGGACGGCAAAGTCGTATTATATTCACCCCAGGCTCTGGAAGCACTGAAATTCTATGTCAGCCTCTTCGACAAAGATATCGCGCCGCCGGGGGCGAAGAACTACAAATACGGAGACGCCCAGACAGCCTTCATCACGGGCAAGCCGGCCATGGTTTTCACCTTTGGGTATATTCTCAGGAGAATTGCAGAGCAGAACCCTGAAATAGTGCCCTACGTGAGGGCAGTACCCGTTCCCAGGAGGAGTCTCGATGTTCCCCGGGGGTCCAGCGGGGGACGGAACAGTCTCTTTATTCCCGCGGCAACCAAGCATCCAAAAGAGGTCAAGAATTTCCTCCGATTCCTCCTCGCAAAGGAAAACTGCCTGGAAATCATTCAGGCCTACCCGGGAGGAAATCTACCGGCAATGAAATCCATAAGGGAGTCCCAGGAATTCAAGGACAACCCCATACTCAAGAAGTTCCCCCAGGCGACGGAGACGTTGATCGACGAGTGCCGGTACGCTGCCCGCCCGGGTGCAGAGTTCGTGCAGAGTCCGTATGGGGGCGAATTGGAAGGAAAGCTATCTCTGAGGGATTGCATCCAGAAGGTAACTCTAGGAGGATGGTCTCCCGAAAAGGCTCTCAAATGGACCGACCAGAGAATTCGCGAGATGTTTGAATCAAAGTGA
- a CDS encoding C-terminal binding protein — translation MESRKPIILKPYGSVSWERETFAPIAEVKGKESVHGQPLVEAVREASILLADVDITVSQDVVRAAAKLKGIVCFSTGLDYVDLAAATERGIYVTNVPDLATESVAEYTIGLALALVRKIPRAEMAARQGKWQTRGTFQGRELTGKTLGIIGLGRIGRALATKAKALGMGVIFYDPFVADATAGQIGLDRVDMDSLLATADVVSIHCPLNDETRGLIDHDKLRLMKPSSYLINVARGAIVKEDALYRALKHGWIAGGAVDVLENEPPDPSNPLLAFDELIITPHIAWNTLEARQRARQTVTQEVIRILQGEVPQNLVNRELLERGRTPGT, via the coding sequence ATGGAATCCCGCAAGCCGATAATTCTGAAACCCTACGGCTCGGTGTCCTGGGAAAGGGAGACTTTCGCTCCTATCGCGGAGGTCAAAGGGAAAGAGTCGGTGCACGGCCAACCCCTTGTGGAGGCGGTTAGAGAGGCGAGCATCCTTCTGGCAGACGTGGATATCACGGTTTCTCAAGATGTCGTCCGTGCCGCAGCCAAGCTCAAGGGGATCGTCTGCTTCAGCACAGGCCTGGATTACGTCGACTTGGCAGCCGCAACAGAGAGGGGCATCTATGTGACAAACGTCCCGGATTTGGCGACGGAGTCGGTGGCCGAGTATACGATCGGATTGGCTCTGGCCCTTGTTCGGAAGATCCCGCGCGCCGAGATGGCGGCGAGGCAGGGAAAATGGCAGACCCGGGGGACGTTCCAGGGCAGGGAACTAACGGGAAAGACTTTGGGAATCATCGGTTTGGGCCGAATCGGAAGAGCCTTGGCAACAAAAGCCAAGGCTCTGGGCATGGGGGTCATCTTCTATGACCCCTTTGTGGCAGACGCAACAGCAGGGCAGATCGGCCTGGACAGGGTCGACATGGACTCTCTCCTGGCTACCGCGGACGTGGTTTCGATTCACTGCCCCCTCAACGACGAAACAAGAGGGCTCATCGACCACGACAAGCTCAGGTTGATGAAGCCTTCGAGTTATTTGATCAACGTGGCGAGAGGGGCGATTGTCAAGGAGGATGCTCTGTACCGGGCTTTGAAACACGGATGGATTGCCGGGGGGGCCGTCGATGTGTTGGAGAATGAGCCTCCGGATCCGTCCAATCCCCTGCTGGCGTTCGACGAACTCATCATCACCCCCCACATTGCATGGAACACCCTCGAAGCGAGACAGAGGGCGCGACAAACGGTTACACAAGAGGTCATCAGGATCCTTCAGGGAGAAGTCCCCCAAAACCTCGTAAACAGAGAGCTGCTGGAAAGGGGCAGAACTCCCGGGACATGA
- a CDS encoding carbon-nitrogen hydrolase family protein, with product MKYKVAAIQMDIKPFDKAENENRAMQLLDEAASEGARAVCFPEYFLTGPPQQGQTMEEIRNLAETIPGPVTSRLAEKAARHGLFIVAGSMLELRQDRLYNTSALIDSKGELVGTFQKAHSENAPAKYEPGCGVLPGTGEYPVFDTEIGKIGIMIDMDGTCPEVPRILGLKGAQVIFWPVNWSAKFIKTIDVLGKASSIYSHAYIVSANPVGWRQKAPLHKWAFMGASHVDLMYGGGSGVIFGVKYLAAVSDFAQGMAIASIDTENSMQARRNDAEIYPNWRRPETYKTLVDPKYTSPTIIG from the coding sequence ATGAAATACAAGGTTGCGGCGATTCAGATGGATATCAAACCCTTTGACAAGGCAGAGAATGAGAACCGGGCAATGCAGCTGCTGGATGAGGCTGCCTCCGAAGGGGCCAGGGCAGTCTGCTTTCCCGAATACTTTCTGACAGGACCGCCCCAGCAGGGACAGACCATGGAAGAGATCAGAAATCTCGCCGAAACGATTCCCGGCCCGGTCACTTCGAGACTCGCTGAAAAGGCGGCCCGACACGGCCTCTTCATCGTGGCTGGCAGCATGCTGGAACTGAGACAGGACAGGCTGTACAATACAAGCGCTCTGATCGATTCCAAGGGCGAGCTCGTCGGAACCTTTCAGAAGGCCCACTCCGAGAACGCACCGGCCAAATACGAACCCGGCTGCGGCGTACTGCCCGGAACCGGCGAATACCCGGTTTTTGACACCGAAATCGGCAAGATCGGAATCATGATAGACATGGACGGAACCTGTCCCGAGGTTCCCAGGATACTCGGGTTGAAGGGCGCCCAGGTGATTTTCTGGCCTGTAAACTGGAGTGCGAAATTCATCAAAACCATCGACGTCCTCGGCAAGGCCTCGTCGATCTACAGTCATGCCTACATCGTCTCTGCAAATCCCGTAGGGTGGCGTCAAAAGGCCCCTCTCCACAAATGGGCCTTCATGGGGGCCTCACACGTCGACCTGATGTACGGCGGGGGAAGCGGGGTCATCTTCGGGGTGAAATACCTGGCCGCCGTGTCTGATTTTGCCCAGGGCATGGCCATCGCTTCGATCGACACTGAAAACAGCATGCAGGCCAGGAGGAATGACGCAGAGATCTATCCCAACTGGAGAAGACCGGAAACGTACAAGACCCTTGTGGATCCGAAGTATACATCTCCGACAATCATCGGATAG
- a CDS encoding flavodoxin family protein has protein sequence MKVLGISGSPRHGNTDILVREALSAAGELKDVETEFISMADCRIAGGCKSTYRCRKAPLEELCSDYDDDANMIMRKMLEADGILVGVPVYWGGVTAQLKALMDRTMPIEFNGYPLRNKVGGALTVAFTRQGGLEHTIAEVHRWFLMHDMVVVSVGPERPKEGIGCFWGAAALQGWPESVSFSSNPKGSLSAVKQDSIGMNAARFIGKRVVELAKFIKAGVSQIQKDELVWAPFGGKDIVFHPGE, from the coding sequence GTGAAGGTCCTAGGTATCTCCGGAAGTCCGAGGCACGGCAACACCGATATCCTGGTGAGAGAGGCGCTTTCCGCTGCGGGAGAGCTGAAGGATGTCGAGACCGAGTTCATCTCTATGGCCGACTGCCGTATCGCGGGGGGCTGCAAATCAACCTACCGGTGCAGGAAGGCACCGCTGGAAGAACTGTGCAGCGACTATGACGACGATGCCAACATGATCATGAGAAAGATGCTCGAGGCCGACGGTATTCTCGTCGGCGTTCCTGTCTATTGGGGAGGTGTTACGGCTCAGTTGAAGGCGCTGATGGATCGAACCATGCCTATCGAGTTCAATGGATACCCGCTCAGAAACAAAGTCGGCGGTGCACTGACGGTGGCCTTCACGAGGCAAGGTGGTCTCGAGCACACGATCGCTGAAGTCCACAGGTGGTTCTTGATGCACGACATGGTCGTCGTGAGCGTCGGCCCTGAAAGACCGAAGGAAGGCATAGGCTGCTTCTGGGGAGCAGCCGCGCTTCAAGGATGGCCGGAATCTGTATCCTTCTCATCGAACCCGAAGGGCAGCCTGTCCGCCGTGAAACAGGACAGCATAGGCATGAACGCGGCCAGATTCATCGGGAAGAGGGTGGTGGAACTGGCAAAGTTCATCAAGGCCGGAGTTTCCCAGATTCAGAAAGACGAACTGGTGTGGGCCCCCTTCGGAGGGAAGGACATCGTTTTCCATCCAGGCGAATAG